The stretch of DNA GTACTTTGGGCTAACTCGAAGTGCATCACCTAAGGTTGTTACTCTTCTtataccgaaaaaggctttcgccccgctttatatataaagcaaaccGCCCGAGCCACAAACATCCTTATATGCCTTCTCATTTACAGAAAACTGGTAGAAATTTTTTCTGTTTATTGGTAAGAACTTAACAAGCTTAATTATGGCATTTCAATAAAGATGCCCAATCTTTGCTATTTTCATTGATGTAATTAAGGTTGTGTAGTAAAAAAATAGATAACAGGGTAAGTATTGAGTCCTTGAAACAGGGCCAGTGTGGTGAGTTCTTGAAACCGTGTCGGTGGGTTCGTGGTCATGTGCGCCGATCATTGCAACCCAGGAGACCTCTCAATATAAGTTCACAACTGAATTGTTTCAATTTTTTGAATGGTTTAGAGTGAAGAAATCTGGGTTGGGCTTTAGATATCATTGGATTAGGTTGGGGTGCTATGTTCTAAGCTGATGGCAGTAATGAATCAAATCTGAGTTCAACCAATTGATTGCTACTGTGGTAATGCATAGATGTTATTTCATTTTAGTGAGCATTTCTCTCTCCTCATCTGAATGTTTGTTGCTAGATCTTGTGTGTTGTTCTACTAATTGTAGACTTAACATGACACCAATTTCATTACATGTTTCTTAATTAGCACCGCATCATAATAGTTATCTTATGACCCTTCTACGTCTGTCAGGACGATAGCAGACGAGCTGCAACAATCTTGTTCCCGGATAAGGCTCTGTCCCTCAAGTTGAAGAAACATCACGGTACGCATCTTACAATTTTCCAAGTCACAACAATAAGTCAGTAAATGAATTATTTTGTCACAACATTCTAGTTCGAGCTGATCAATTGTAGACACTGACATATGCGTATGAATAAACATGATGTACACATGATGTGCTCTCTGTGTATTTCTTGTCTTGCTTTCAAGGTGCACTGAGCAAACAAACTAATTACACATATTCCTCACAGACCAGCTAAATATGTTTTGGCTAGTATAGTTAGCTTAATCTATTTAATTGAATGACCGCTGGAAAATGAGTAGATGATAACGCGTTTTCTTCAGTTCATTGATGTTTTGACACTGATGCAGGGCGAGCAGAGGCTCTTCTGTTAGCGGCCTATGGAAAAGGACTCGTGCTACCATCAGAGAAGTTCAGCAAAACACAAAGAGTGCTGAAGCAAGAAACCAACTTGGCATTGACAGGGATGCCTGATTGAATCGTCAGTAATTATTAGTTGGTATTGACAATTGCTGTAAATAATTTGGTTATTCACAGGAGCCCTATCATGTACTACCTCCatatcaaaatataagacgtttttgcagttCAAATTGAAGTACAAAAACGTCTTCTATTTTGGTACAGATGTAATACATAGTAACTCGAGAGAGATCTTAAGTTCTTAACTCACTTAACGGAGGCATTATTGATCTACCGTAGAGTTTAACAAGCTAGTGTACATTGACCATGAATATTGTTAACTTTTGGCGGCTGAGAAGTGAGACAATTGTACTGATTTAATTGATGTGATCAATTTTGCACATCTTTGAAAGTATGGCCATCTACCCTTTTTGTCTCTTGGAAACTTATATTTAGTTGCACACGTcatatgcatgtgtgtgttacATAGTGTACAACAGGTTTAACAGCTGAATTATCCAGGAGAAATGAAAGTGGCTTCAAATGTCCTTTTTTGTGGCAAAACATCAAATGCACCATTTATTCATTTACGTACtttctgtattggtactgtacaTGTATCTTCTGCAACAGGGGATCACGACATACGATAAACGGGCACAACATTAAGATGTTACAGAGTAACAGCACTAAGAGCAGCCTCATAGCTTTGAGACGCTCGCGGTAACCTTGCTCAAGGCAGTAGCTGCCTTGGACCCAGACTGGCGCCCCAGATGCTTGCAGATGAACTCGCCGGCTGAGATCACCTTGCTTAGATCGACGCCTGTCTTGATCCCCAACCCATTCAGCATGTACACTACGTCCTCGGTAGCAACATTCCCTGATGCGCCCTTTGCATATGGGCAGCCACCAAGGCCCGCAACGGAGGAGTCCACGACACTAATACCCATCTGGTCGAGCAAAGAACATGGTTGATCACATACAAGTGTCAGATGATAAGATCTGAATCACCATTTTGTTTTTTGCGTGATGGTTTGTTCAGTATCTCAGTAGATGATTACCTGGAGAGAGACGAGGATGTTTGAAAGAGACTGCCCGTAGGTGTCGTGGAAATGGACAGCAAGCTTTTCCACGGGAACGACGGACATAACTGCCTCAAGCATTGGTACAACTGTGCCTGAATATATCAAAGAAGCTACATGTTAATTGAAATTTTCATGAAGCGAAGGTGGGTTTATCTAGATAATTAAACACAATCTGACATTAAGAGGAGTTAAAATTTACTGAACCTGGTGATGGGTAATCAATGTTTTCCCAAACGACACTGGTATACAACTAGGAACAGTTTTCTTCCATTATTTGAAGACAAGAAAATTCAACATTTGTTTGAAGGCAACATGAGAAACAAATCATGCCAAATATGCCAAGGCTCCAGGATGACAGTGAGGACCTTGGTGTCAAACTGGCACGTGCCAGATAATATCCTTTGCCTAATGGATGTAACAAACTGAAGCCCAATAGTAGCAAGCAAAATCTAGCTATGGCATACTTAAAAATTGTGGGTAGCAAATAATGCAAGATCACCTGGGGTACCTACTCCAATCGTATCACCAAGCGAAACCTCGTAGCAGCCCATGTCATAAAGCTCTTTGGCAACATAAGCTACATTTGAAGGTGGTACTGATCCTTCTACTGGGCATCCAACCACACAAGAAACATACCTACATTGTTGCATAATAGAGCAACACAATATTAACACATGTCACACTGGAAAACTGGAGTTCAAAAGGctggaaaataaaataacttaccCTCGTACAGGAATTTCTCGCTTTTTTGCTGCAAGAGCAACATCATTATAGCGAACAAGGCTCTCTTTAATTGAACAGTTTATGTTTGACTTTGAAAATGCTTCAGAAGCTGACGCAAATATTGCAACTTCTTTGGCACCTGCTGCAGCTGCTGCTTCAAATCCCTGATGATAAATGAACAGGACTGGTTATTAAATGGGGTAAGCTAACAAATATAAAACCCACCTGATTAAAAATGATTTACCTTGAGGTTTGGGGTCAATACAGGAAAGCTTACACCCGTAATATTCCGAACCACTTCCATAACATCCCTCGCATCAGCTAGCTACAATTATTCAATATCGTATCATTCAGCAATGGGATGtcaaatactccctctgtaaagaaatataagagcgtttagatcactacttagTGATCTAAAGTAGGGTGAGCAAAACGGACAAATGAACTAACGGACAAGCAAAACGGAAAGTATACTTTGATAAAGTAGGGTGAGCTGAGCTAGCAGAAGACTTAAGAAGCAGGCAAGCCACATGCATTCAAGACCACAAGATTTCGCAAACATTTTTTTTTCGTCACATGATAAGTTTTCAGTTAGACTACAACAGAATGCTATTTATTTGGACTAAGATGACATCATAGTATTAGGCAATAGGCACTCCTGTACAAATTTTATTTCCTTGCTTCATTGCTAGGTAGTATTCCTGCCGGAAACAATTAAGGATGGTGACTCAAGTCTGGCATAATGTTATCCAGAGACACATTTCAGTTCTTGTTTCAATAAGAAAATGTTATTTGTGGCACTGGGCAATGTATCAACACTGTGTCTGAATCTTAATAGCAAGGATCATTTGAATACGCAGTAAAAAAACCAATTTTCAAATGTCAATAACAGTTCAGAACTATACTTATTCACAGGTTTAGAGCTTGTGCACCGTATTTGTTCCATTTCCCTCCATGTCGGACAATCAACTTCACCCAGACCACACTGccaatatctagattgcaataTAAATACAGAGGTAAACAATTTGGAGAAATCCAACATTTGCGTCAGAACCATTCTTCATTCGAAGTAGGAGGAAACTTTGTTATGAATCTCCAATGAGAAGATCGAGAGGTTCGGCAATCCACTATACCACTCATGGGTCATGGCCCATGCGACACTCCACTCTAACATTTAAACAATAACACAACCCTTGTTGGGCTCTGCAGGTTCCCGGGCTAAACACCATATGTCATATTTTAAAACCTAAAAAGTTTCATGGTGGTGAAGCTCCAATTAAGAGTATGGTTATGTTCTCATTCCCGTAGAGTGCAAATGACTTCAGTGAATGATGCAATTTATGCCGGTGTTGAAAGCTACTGTATTGTAATATGTGGAATTATGGACACAAGAGTATCATGGTAATGAGCAATGGGACTATAAACTACCGTTGTTCCATAATTCTGCAGTCTTTGTCAACGTAACAAGCAGCAAATTTATTTTATACTAGCAAtgtgcccatgcgttgcaacggatccaaagtagaataatacatgttcacaaacttgaaagaaaaacAATCTAATTTTGGTATGTATATCACTAAAATTATACTCGTATTAGGTTTCACTTAAAATATATTCCTCGTGGCTTTTTTGATGAGGTgggggagggatgtggttggtttcaagatACTAAGGGCTAATTTGGATGCAAGGGATCCCGAGGGGATCCCGGCCCTTTCCCCGGCCGAAGAAACCGCGGGCCGAAATTGACCTCGGGGAGCTGACCGGGCCATTTGGTTGTCCAGATGGGGAGGGACCCTGGCCCTTTCCACGGCCCTTCCCTGGGAGGGATTTCCTCTAGTCACGAGATCGGGAAAGAAACCCTCGCTCGCTCTGGTTTCGCGACAGAGAGGTGATGGCGCTGGGGGCAACGACCGTGCTCCTTCCCTGTGGTGTCCAAATAGCAGAAGGTACGTTTTCCCACCTGGGACGATCTCTCCCATGGATCCCTTGTGCCATGGGAAACTCCACCTAGGCGCTTATTTCCCTGGGTGTTTCATCCCTAACAACCAAATTAGCCCTAAGGGgtttctgcaaattggagcagagaagtggggtCTTGCTGCAAAAAATGCCACAGCTTACATCACAGTCGTTAGATGCAGATCTgatggtcagaaatgacggatggcagacacacaatcatcaccaactgagtcttttataggagtagagaagtagagatagagataaATGAATAGATGGCAAAGTTCTGTCAGAACATGGAAATCATATAGATATCAAAGGAAATAAAACTGGGTAACAGAGATCTTCAGATTTACACAACTCCCGTCACATATGCATAAGAATCAAATTGGTAATCTTAGTCACCTGCTTACGGGGAAAAATATTAAGAATTTTACCTGTGGCACCCATTTTGGGGAGACAAAACTTGTTGCCTCAACAACTGATAATCCAGAGGTTGCCAATCTCTTTATGAGCTCAATCTTTACAGGTGTTGGCACTGTATTTTTTTCGTTCTGCAGTCCATCTCGAGGCCCAACTTCTACAATTTTCACACACCTTGGCAGACCATGTATTATCTGGAACTAAAAAAAATGTTAACTCCAGTTAATGTAAAGGAGAACTTCGGATCGTAATAATGATTGCAATTCCTGGGATGAAGACGCCAAGTTTATTCATAGAGGCATGCTAGTAACACACATTGAGATGATCTCAGAATTTATCCAGGATGGCAAAGCTAACAGATACGGGTATAAATACAATTACACACCCTGTTTGCAGCTTCTATCCTCTCTTGGTCGGACGAAGCCGAAAAAGATCTGTAGTTCTGTTGGTTCTGTGAAAGATAACTTGCATAAAGAACATGACGGTTCCCTCCGACAGGCGTGGCTCGATTAGACACTGGATGTCTTTGATATGTGCGTCTTCTGCAGGCATGTTCTCCTCTATGACAACATAGAAATTTAGCCCGAGTAAGTAATTACGAAAGAAAGGGGGGCCGAATTATTGGGTAACAAATCTTTGCATGATGGAAGTAGGAAATTCAGTAATCATCATTCCCTGGAGACGGTGAATTAATCTATGATTCAGCGAATCAGAATTCTCAAAATGTCATACACGCTGATGTTTAACAAATGAGGTTCAAACTGAATTCCTTCGATGGCATTATCAGATTATATTCAGATTCTTCCAGCTCAAAGTTCTGAAATCTGAATCCCGGTCGGTGCACGCATGAATGAACAAATTTCAGCTTCAAAGTGAATGCACATACGTTCAATTGCATATGAAGACCAAACCACGCTCACCGTGAATGGCCTGAAGAAGAGCACAGCGGCGGCGCATCAGCCTCAGCTATCCGGGCGCAGGGCCGCTCTGCGAGACCGGGAGGAGCCCGGGAGAGCTGCATGCCGGACCTCAGTAGAAGGGACCTCGCCGCCGAGGCCGCTGCGGAAGCCAAAGCGCGCGAGGACTGCGGTGCGGACCTAGACCAGACCCTGGACGCCAGCATCCTTCGCGCGACCGCTAAGGAAGCGGCACGGAACAGCACGCCGTGTCGACCTCCACCAGCAGGTAGGCCTGGCTGGGCTGATGGATCGGAGATGGTGTTTCTAGAAGCTTCTCCGGGTAGAAGAAGCAGCGAGGTCTGAGGGCGAAGCCGTGAAGAATGAAGAGAACACACAAACTGAAGAAGTGAAGAGTCAGGAAGAAAATGGTGGCCCGGCAAGAAGTTGCGTCCGGACCCTGCACACGCCTCGTGGGCAGGCCGTCGTGGCATCCCGATCTGGCTAACCCCCAACGGCGTGAACCAGCCCTCGTTAAGGAGTGCCTATTCCGTAATCTTTTATTTTGCGGGGTCTGTTCCGTAATTGTTGACCCTTTTCTTGAGGGATTTTCTTTAGAGAGAAAAATTAAAGTGGGACAAGGACAAACTTAAAAGCATACTAAAAATATAACGCAAAATCTAGATTACAAATTTACAATATACATAAATGCAGTAAAATATACATTTTCCTTCTCAATTCTCGTTCACGGGCAATGTGGTAATGTCACGGTACCACTCAGTCAGCCACTAGCAATGGTGTTGTCGCTGCGTGCCTACATCACTGCTAATTGGCCTAGATCTTGTGCGGCGTGATCAGTCTAGCATGGCTACTGCTGATCATATTGAGTTCTTGGAAAACCCTTTTACCgaggaagaaattaagaatgcaGTTTTTGACTCATATGCTGAAGGTGCTCCTGGACCTGATGGTTTCCCTTTTTTATTTTATCAGCATTTTTGGGATCTCATTAAAAGTGATTTGTTTGCACTTTCTAGAGATTGGGAGAAGGGGGAGCTAGATTTGTACAGGCTCAACTTCTCCCTTCTGACCCTTGTCCCAAAGGAACCAAATGTTGTTTCCTTGGACAGGTTCAGACCCCTTACCATGATTAACTGTAGTTTCAAGATCTTTGCAAAATGTGCTGCTAATAAGCTAGGCCCAGTTTGCAATGATTTAATCTCTCCTAATCAAACTGCTTTTTATTAAAGGCAGGTTTATATTGGAGAGTATTGTTTCAGCCCATGAGGTGGTGCATGCTGTAGCTAGCAACCATCTCCAGGGATTTTGTTTTAAGTTAGATTATGAAAAAGCTTATGACATGGTGAATAGAGAGATCCTTTTGGACATTCTTAGAAGGAGAGGTTTTGGCCCTAAATGGATGTACAAATTAGGCTCTCTGCTTCACAATGGGTCTGTTGGGGTCAGAATAAATGACACCAATAGTGAGTCTTTTATTGCAGGTAAAGGTGTGAGGCAGGGTGATCCTGCCTCACCCTTGCTTTTTAATCTTGCTGCTGATGTGTTCACTAGAATACTAGCCAAAGCTGCTAATCAGAACATGATTGCTGGGGTTTTTCCTCCTTCTAACCCAGCTGGGGTCATAAATATGCAATATGCTGATGATACCCTCCTGTTTTTAGATAAGAATTTAGAGCATGCTAGGAATTTAAATTGGCTCCTTTCTTGTTTTGAGCAACTTTCTGGAATGAGGATCAACTTTCATAAATGTGACCTGGTTCCTATTAATATTGATAGGGATGAGGCTACTAGTTTTGCTCAGTCTTTGGGTTGTAAGCTAAGTTCTTTCCCCATTAAATATCTGGGTGCTCCCCTCCACTACTCTAAAATTAGAAGAGAGGACCTCCAGCCTTTGGTTGACTCTATTATTGAAAGAGCAGCTGGCTAGAGGGGGAGGCTGCTATCCTTTGGTAAGAGGTTGATTCTGGTGCAAGCTTGCCTAGCCAGCATCCCTTCTTATCTTATGGGGTATATTAAATTCCCCAAGTGGGCTATTAAGCTTATTAACTCTCAACTGGCACATTGTTTTTGGGATGACTATGAAGGTCATCACAAATATCACCTTGCTAGTTGGGGGTCTCTTACTATGAAAAAGATGTATGGAGGGTTAGGGATTACTGATCTCTCTGATATGAACTTATGTTTGCTTGCTTCTTGGGTCAGCAGATATAATAGAGATGAGGGTAAGATCTGGAAAAGCATAATAGATACTAAGTATGACACCTAGTCCCCTAACATCTTTACTTGCCCTTCTGCTGGTGCTTCACCTTTCTggaaagtgttggggaacgtagcagaattttaaaaaaattctacgcatcaccaagatcaatctatggagtcatctagcaacgagggagaggggagtgcaacGAGGGAgacggaagcgttcaagagaacagggttgatggagtcgtactcgtcgtgatccaaatcaccgatgacctagcgccgaacggacggcacctccacgttcaacacacgtacggttgggaagacgtctcctccaacttgatccagcaagggggaaggagaagttgatgaagatccagcagcacgacggcgtggtggtggaagcaacggtgatctcggcagggcttcgccaagctcagggagagggaggagtgtcacgggagggagagggaggcgccaagggctagggtgcggctgccctccctctcccccactatatataggacccctaggggggcgccggccctaggagattgaatctccaaggggggcggcggccaagggggtggagtgccccccaagcaaagtggggcgcccccacccctagggtttccaaccctaggcgcagggggaggcccatggggggcgcaccagcccactaggggttggttcccctcccacttcagcccatggggccctccgagataggtggccccacccggtggacccccgggacccttccggtggtcccggtacaataccgattacccctgaaactttcccgatggccgaaacttgacttcctatatataaatcttcacctccggaccattccggaactcctcgtgacgtacgggatctcatacgggactccgaacaactttcgggttaccgtgtaCTAATATCtcaataaccctagcgtcaccgaaccttaagtgtgtagaccctacgagttcgggagacacgcagacatgaccgagacgactctctggtcaataaccaacagcgggatctggatacccatgctggttcccacatgctcctcgatgatctcatcagatgaaccacgatgtcgaggattcaatctatccgtatacaattccctttgtcaatcggtacgttacttgcccgagactcgatcgtcggtaccccaataccttgttcaatctcgttaccggcaagtcactttactcgtaccgtaatgcatgatcccgtgatcaaccacttggtcacattgagctcattatgatgatgcattaccgagtgggcccagagatacctctccgtcatacggagtgacaaatcccagtctcgattcgtgccaacccaacagacactttcggagatacccgtagtgtacctttatagtcacccagttacgttgtgacgtttggcacacccaaagcactcctacggtatccgggagttgcacaatctcatggtctaaggaaatgatacttgacattcggaaaagctatagcaaacgaactacacgatctttgagctgtgcttaggattgggtcttgtccatcacatcattctcctaatgatgtgatcccgttatcaatgacatccaatgtccatagtcaggaaaccatgactatcttttgatcaacgagctagtcaactagaggctcactagggacgtgttgtggtctatgtattcacacatgtattacgatttccggataacacaattatagcatgaacaatagacaattatcatgaacaaaaaaaatataataataaccattttattattgcctctagggcatatttcca from Triticum urartu cultivar G1812 chromosome 3, Tu2.1, whole genome shotgun sequence encodes:
- the LOC125543736 gene encoding hydroxymethylglutaryl-CoA lyase, mitochondrial-like isoform X1, with product MLASRVWSRSAPQSSRALASAAASAARSLLLRSGMQLSRAPPGLAERPCARIAEADAPPLCSSSGHSRGEHACRRRTYQRHPVSNRATPVGGNRHVLYASYLSQNQQNYRSFSASSDQERIEAANRFQIIHGLPRCVKIVEVGPRDGLQNEKNTVPTPVKIELIKRLATSGLSVVEATSFVSPKWVPQLADARDVMEVVRNITGVSFPVLTPNLKGFEAAAAAGAKEVAIFASASEAFSKSNINCSIKESLVRYNDVALAAKKREIPVRGYVSCVVGCPVEGSVPPSNVAYVAKELYDMGCYEVSLGDTIGVGTPGTVVPMLEAVMSVVPVEKLAVHFHDTYGQSLSNILVSLQMGISVVDSSVAGLGGCPYAKGASGNVATEDVVYMLNGLGIKTGVDLSKVISAGEFICKHLGRQSGSKAATALSKVTASVSKL
- the LOC125543736 gene encoding hydroxymethylglutaryl-CoA lyase, mitochondrial-like isoform X2 translates to MLASRVWSRSAPQSSRALASAAASAARSLLLRSGMQLSRAPPGLAERPCARIAEADAPPLCSSSGHSRGEHACRRRTYQRHPVSNRATPVGGNRHVLYASYLSQNQQNYRSFSASSDQERIEAANRIIHGLPRCVKIVEVGPRDGLQNEKNTVPTPVKIELIKRLATSGLSVVEATSFVSPKWVPQLADARDVMEVVRNITGVSFPVLTPNLKGFEAAAAAGAKEVAIFASASEAFSKSNINCSIKESLVRYNDVALAAKKREIPVRGYVSCVVGCPVEGSVPPSNVAYVAKELYDMGCYEVSLGDTIGVGTPGTVVPMLEAVMSVVPVEKLAVHFHDTYGQSLSNILVSLQMGISVVDSSVAGLGGCPYAKGASGNVATEDVVYMLNGLGIKTGVDLSKVISAGEFICKHLGRQSGSKAATALSKVTASVSKL
- the LOC125543736 gene encoding hydroxymethylglutaryl-CoA lyase, mitochondrial-like isoform X3: MLASRVWSRSAPQSSRALASAAASAARSLLLRSGMQLSRAPPGLAERPCARIAEADAPPLCSSSGHSRGEHACRRRTYQRHPVSNRATPVGGNRHVLYASYLSQNQQNYRSFSASSDQERIEAANRFQIIHGLPRCVKIVEVGPRDGLQNEKNTVPTPVKIELIKRLATSGLSVVEATSFVSPKWVPQLADARDVMEVVRNITGVSFPVLTPNLKGFEAAAAAGAKEVAIFASASEAFSKSNINCSIKESLVRYNDVALAAKKREIPVRGYVSCVVGCPVEGSVPPSNVAYVAKELYDMGCYEVSLGDTIGAQLYQCLRQLCPSFPWKSLLSISTTPTGSLFQTSSSLSRWVLVSWTPPLRALVAAHMQRAHQGMLLPRT